From Variovorax sp. PMC12, the proteins below share one genomic window:
- the pilV gene encoding type IV pilus modification protein PilV, whose protein sequence is MRFACRAPSSGQGARQVLSAPTRKPHGQGLRQAGFSMIEVMVAVVVLSFGLLVLAGFQLRVLSESAGASNRSIVVRLAGDIADRIRANRFPGAVADSPYVTDWSPADPTGPEPSCVGAGAHCSATQLAADDLWRWKRAAADALPGGLADIQSKATAGGLLFVHIAWDEPAVANPIAPDPEWNCPERKACIELVVAAPQP, encoded by the coding sequence GTGCGTTTCGCGTGCCGGGCGCCTTCGAGTGGCCAAGGGGCGCGACAAGTGCTGAGCGCTCCGACTCGCAAGCCGCATGGGCAGGGCTTGAGGCAAGCGGGCTTTTCGATGATCGAGGTCATGGTGGCCGTTGTCGTGCTTTCGTTCGGCCTGCTCGTGCTGGCCGGCTTCCAGTTGCGCGTGCTTTCCGAAAGCGCGGGCGCCAGCAACCGGAGCATCGTGGTGCGACTGGCAGGCGACATCGCCGACCGGATACGTGCCAACCGCTTTCCAGGCGCTGTAGCGGACAGCCCCTACGTGACCGACTGGTCGCCAGCGGACCCAACGGGTCCCGAGCCTTCATGCGTCGGGGCCGGCGCCCATTGCAGCGCCACCCAGCTCGCGGCCGACGATCTGTGGCGCTGGAAGCGCGCGGCGGCGGACGCGCTACCGGGTGGACTGGCCGACATACAGAGCAAGGCGACGGCCGGCGGTTTGCTGTTCGTGCATATCGCCTGGGACGAGCCTGCCGTCGCCAACCCGATCGCGCCGGACCCGGAGTGGAACTGTCCGGAGCGCAAGGCGTGTATCGAACTCGTCGTAGCGGCGCCGCAGCCATGA
- a CDS encoding GspH/FimT family pseudopilin, protein MNNGFCASSRAHARHSGRRRGFTLVEMMVAIALVIILLAVALPSFVSLVEKYRVEGMASALTASVGHARFEAARRGKTVTIRARPGCVDKGWSCGWDTLVGSGDAVETLRRQEPDARVEVRKTAPGVMSFDAMGDSDGGDSFRLYPTGKAGSSRAVMLCVSRAGRLRVAKGRDKC, encoded by the coding sequence ATGAACAACGGATTTTGCGCGTCCTCGCGGGCGCATGCGCGCCATAGCGGTAGGCGACGGGGCTTCACCCTCGTCGAAATGATGGTTGCAATTGCTTTGGTGATCATCTTGCTGGCAGTGGCGCTGCCAAGTTTCGTCAGCCTGGTTGAAAAGTATCGCGTCGAGGGCATGGCCTCGGCCCTGACGGCGAGCGTGGGCCACGCGCGCTTCGAGGCGGCCCGGCGCGGAAAGACCGTGACTATCCGGGCGCGTCCCGGGTGCGTCGACAAAGGCTGGAGTTGTGGCTGGGACACCCTGGTCGGAAGCGGCGACGCCGTGGAAACCCTCAGGCGCCAGGAGCCCGATGCGCGGGTCGAGGTGAGGAAAACCGCGCCCGGCGTCATGTCGTTCGACGCCATGGGCGACTCCGACGGCGGTGACAGCTTCCGCCTCTACCCGACAGGAAAGGCCGGATCGTCCCGCGCCGTGATGTTGTGCGTTTCGCGTGCCGGGCGCCTTCGAGTGGCCAAGGGGCGCGACAAGTGCTGA
- the ribD gene encoding bifunctional diaminohydroxyphosphoribosylaminopyrimidine deaminase/5-amino-6-(5-phosphoribosylamino)uracil reductase RibD: MTNQTANFMIQALNLARQAGPETDPNPRVGCVLVAANGDVIGQGHTQQVGGPHAEVMALRDAAARGNSAVGATAWVTLEPCAHHGRTGPCCDALIAAGVSRVVASLTDPNPLVAGQGFERLRAAGVEVETGPGAQEARELNIGFLSRMVRKTPWVRMKVAASLDGKTGLENGVSQWITSEAARADGHAWRARASAVLTGVGTVLEDNPRLDVRLVRTPRQPHLVVVDSRLQTPPDANIFIEGRAVWIYAASHDDEKAKALKARGATVTCLPDANGKVDLGAMLKDLAARGVNELHVESGHKLNGSLLREGCVDELLVYLAPKLIGSGLDIASHLHSDGPLTSLAGALPLEFKSVDMLGPDLRIVARIAGRDAF, encoded by the coding sequence ATGACAAATCAAACCGCGAATTTCATGATTCAGGCGCTGAATCTCGCGCGCCAGGCCGGCCCCGAGACCGATCCCAATCCCCGCGTCGGCTGCGTGCTGGTCGCCGCGAACGGCGACGTGATCGGCCAGGGCCACACCCAGCAGGTCGGCGGCCCGCATGCCGAAGTCATGGCGTTGCGCGATGCTGCGGCGCGGGGCAATTCCGCCGTTGGCGCGACTGCCTGGGTCACGCTGGAGCCCTGCGCCCACCATGGCCGCACCGGCCCTTGCTGCGACGCGCTGATCGCGGCGGGCGTGAGCCGCGTCGTCGCGTCCCTCACCGACCCCAACCCGCTGGTCGCCGGGCAGGGATTCGAGCGGCTGCGCGCCGCGGGCGTCGAGGTCGAAACCGGGCCGGGGGCGCAGGAGGCTAGGGAACTCAACATCGGCTTCCTGAGCCGCATGGTCCGCAAGACCCCGTGGGTAAGGATGAAAGTCGCCGCGTCGCTCGACGGCAAGACCGGTCTCGAGAACGGCGTGAGCCAGTGGATCACCTCGGAAGCCGCCCGCGCCGACGGCCACGCCTGGCGGGCCCGCGCCAGCGCGGTGCTGACCGGCGTCGGAACCGTGCTTGAGGACAACCCGCGCCTGGATGTGCGCCTGGTCCGGACCCCGCGCCAGCCGCATCTGGTCGTGGTGGACAGCCGGCTGCAGACGCCGCCCGACGCGAACATCTTCATCGAAGGCCGCGCCGTCTGGATCTACGCGGCCAGCCACGACGACGAGAAAGCCAAGGCGCTGAAGGCAAGGGGCGCCACCGTCACCTGCCTTCCCGATGCCAATGGCAAGGTCGACCTGGGCGCCATGCTGAAAGACCTGGCGGCGCGCGGCGTGAACGAACTGCACGTCGAATCGGGCCACAAGCTCAACGGCTCGCTGCTGCGCGAAGGCTGTGTAGACGAATTGCTGGTCTACCTGGCGCCCAAGCTGATCGGCAGCGGCCTGGACATCGCGAGCCACCTGCATTCGGACGGTCCGCTGACTTCGCTGGCCGGCGCCCTGCCCCTCGAATTCAAGTCCGTCGACATGCTCGGCCCCGATCTGCGCATCGTGGCCCGGATCGCCGGGAGGGACGCGTTCTAG
- a CDS encoding riboflavin synthase, translating to MFTGIITGVGRIAAIHDLGTSSSYGKRLSIEAPDGYLDDVGLGDSIALNGACMTVTTLVPEKRQFTIDISAESLDKTAGLTDEGSRINLEKALRASDRLGGHIVSGHVDGIGSVSFFEPVGESWELRVVAPQALARFLAYKGSITINGVSLTVNKVADIEGGAEVSINLIPHTVDNTSLGGLKAGSKVNLEIDTVARYVERMLQAGVLVPPSSTYSKDTAE from the coding sequence ATGTTCACCGGAATCATCACCGGCGTGGGGCGCATCGCCGCCATCCACGACCTCGGCACCTCCTCCTCCTACGGCAAAAGACTCAGCATCGAGGCGCCCGACGGCTACCTCGACGACGTCGGGCTGGGCGACAGCATCGCGCTCAACGGCGCCTGCATGACCGTTACCACCCTCGTCCCCGAAAAACGGCAGTTCACCATCGACATTTCGGCCGAGTCGCTCGACAAGACGGCCGGCCTGACCGACGAAGGCAGCCGCATCAATCTCGAGAAGGCCCTGCGCGCCAGCGACCGCCTCGGCGGCCACATCGTGTCGGGCCACGTGGACGGCATCGGCAGCGTGAGCTTCTTCGAGCCGGTCGGCGAAAGCTGGGAGCTGCGCGTGGTCGCGCCGCAGGCGCTGGCCCGCTTCCTGGCCTACAAGGGCTCGATCACCATCAACGGCGTGAGCCTCACCGTCAACAAGGTGGCCGACATCGAAGGCGGCGCCGAGGTCAGCATCAACCTGATCCCGCATACCGTCGACAACACCTCCCTCGGCGGCCTGAAGGCCGGCTCGAAGGTCAACCTAGAAATCGATACCGTGGCGCGCTACGTGGAGCGCATGCTCCAGGCCGGCGTGCTGGTGCCCCCGTCTTCCACGTATTCCAAGGACACAGCCGAATGA
- the ribBA gene encoding bifunctional 3,4-dihydroxy-2-butanone-4-phosphate synthase/GTP cyclohydrolase II, giving the protein MNASVTPIGVPRAARAPAPISPVEDIVADLAAGRMVILVDEEDRENEGDIVIAADHITPEAINFMARHARGLICLTLSREMCERLQLPPMVQRNGAKHSTAFTVSIEAAEGVTTGISAADRARTVQAAVAPNAVAADLVQPGHIFPLQAVDGGVLMRAGHTEAGCDLAAMAGCSPASVICEVMNEDGTMARLPDLQIFAAEHNMKIGTIAALIEHRSRVESLVEKVGCREIQTNWGAFTAHAFIDKPSRGVHLALVRGKWAPEDTVSVRVHEPLSVLDALEINRSLHSWSLDASLSHIANEGKGVAVLLNCGETAGELLAQFDGTARPAQAPERGRMDLRSYGIGAQILRECGVHKMNLLGTPRRMPSMAAGYGLEIAGYLTKD; this is encoded by the coding sequence ATGAACGCCTCCGTCACGCCGATCGGCGTCCCCCGCGCCGCGCGCGCCCCAGCCCCGATTTCGCCGGTAGAGGACATCGTGGCCGACCTCGCCGCCGGCCGCATGGTGATCCTGGTGGACGAGGAAGACCGCGAGAACGAAGGCGACATCGTCATCGCCGCCGACCACATCACGCCCGAAGCCATCAACTTCATGGCCCGCCATGCGCGCGGCCTGATCTGCCTGACGCTCTCGCGCGAGATGTGCGAGCGGCTGCAGCTGCCGCCGATGGTCCAGCGCAACGGCGCCAAGCATTCGACCGCGTTCACCGTGTCCATCGAGGCCGCCGAAGGCGTGACCACCGGCATCTCGGCCGCCGACCGCGCGCGCACCGTGCAGGCCGCCGTGGCGCCCAACGCCGTGGCCGCCGACCTGGTGCAGCCCGGCCACATCTTCCCGCTGCAGGCGGTGGACGGCGGCGTGCTCATGCGCGCCGGCCACACCGAAGCCGGCTGCGACCTGGCCGCGATGGCCGGCTGCTCGCCCGCCTCCGTGATCTGCGAGGTGATGAACGAAGACGGCACCATGGCCCGCCTGCCCGACCTGCAGATCTTCGCGGCCGAGCACAACATGAAGATCGGCACCATCGCCGCGCTGATCGAGCATCGCAGCCGCGTCGAGTCGCTGGTCGAGAAGGTCGGCTGCCGCGAGATCCAGACCAACTGGGGCGCCTTCACCGCCCACGCCTTCATCGACAAGCCCAGCCGCGGCGTGCACCTGGCGCTGGTGCGCGGCAAGTGGGCGCCCGAAGACACGGTGTCGGTGCGCGTGCACGAGCCGCTGTCGGTGCTCGACGCGCTCGAAATCAACCGCTCGCTGCACTCGTGGAGCCTGGACGCCAGCCTCTCGCACATCGCGAACGAGGGCAAGGGCGTGGCCGTGCTGCTGAACTGCGGCGAAACCGCCGGCGAGCTGCTGGCCCAGTTCGACGGCACGGCGCGCCCCGCGCAAGCCCCCGAGCGCGGCCGCATGGACCTGCGCAGCTACGGCATCGGCGCGCAGATCCTGCGCGAATGCGGCGTGCACAAGATGAACCTGCTGGGCACGCCGCGTCGCATGCCGAGCATGGCGGCGGGCTACGGCCTCGAGATTGCCGGCTACCTCACGAAAGACTGA
- the ribH gene encoding 6,7-dimethyl-8-ribityllumazine synthase — protein MQGANKGENTPLNGKGLRIGIVQARFNADITDALASACLSELEALGVAANDIHHLQVPGALEVPVALQALAERGGYHALVALGCIIRGETYHFELVANESGASVSRVALDYRLPIANAILTTENLEQAVARQTDKGRDAARVAVEMAQLLATLS, from the coding sequence ATGCAAGGCGCAAATAAAGGCGAGAACACGCCACTCAACGGAAAAGGCCTGCGCATCGGCATCGTGCAGGCGCGCTTCAACGCCGACATCACCGACGCGCTGGCCTCGGCCTGCCTTTCGGAACTCGAGGCGCTGGGCGTGGCCGCCAACGACATCCACCACCTGCAGGTGCCCGGCGCGCTCGAAGTGCCGGTGGCGCTGCAGGCGCTCGCCGAGCGCGGCGGCTACCACGCGCTGGTGGCGCTGGGCTGCATCATCCGCGGCGAGACCTACCACTTCGAACTGGTGGCCAACGAATCGGGCGCCAGCGTGAGCCGCGTCGCGCTCGACTACCGACTTCCCATCGCCAACGCGATCCTCACCACCGAAAACCTCGAGCAAGCCGTTGCCCGGCAGACCGACAAGGGCCGCGACGCGGCCCGCGTGGCGGTCGAGATGGCGCAACTGCTGGCCACCCTTTCATGA
- the nusB gene encoding transcription antitermination factor NusB, protein MTEDTSKPLKPAKPADGAKPRQSRVGLTSTGARKASAKSNRSRAREFALQALYQHLVGRNDPTDIDHFTRDLAGFHKADALHYDALLHGSIEGAEQLDALIRPLLDRKFEEISPIEHAVMWIGVYEFQNCLDVPWRVVLNECIELAKEFGGTDGHKYVNAVLNGLAPQLRPLEVEADRASGKAKA, encoded by the coding sequence ATGACCGAAGACACCTCCAAGCCCCTCAAGCCCGCGAAGCCCGCCGATGGCGCCAAGCCGCGCCAGTCGCGCGTCGGCCTCACGAGCACCGGCGCGCGCAAGGCTTCGGCCAAGTCGAACCGCAGCCGCGCACGCGAGTTCGCGCTGCAGGCGCTCTACCAGCACCTGGTGGGCCGCAACGACCCGACCGACATCGACCACTTCACGCGCGACCTCGCCGGCTTCCACAAGGCCGACGCCCTGCACTACGACGCGCTGCTGCACGGCTCGATCGAAGGCGCCGAGCAACTCGACGCGCTGATCCGCCCGCTGCTGGACCGCAAGTTCGAGGAAATCTCGCCCATCGAGCACGCGGTGATGTGGATCGGCGTGTACGAGTTCCAGAACTGCCTCGACGTGCCGTGGCGCGTGGTGCTCAACGAGTGCATCGAGCTGGCCAAGGAATTCGGCGGCACTGACGGGCACAAGTACGTGAACGCGGTGTTGAACGGCCTGGCGCCGCAGCTGCGCCCGCTTGAAGTGGAAGCCGACCGGGCTTCGGGGAAAGCGAAGGCATGA
- a CDS encoding pyridoxal phosphate-dependent aminotransferase yields the protein MRISTRAQRIEPFYVMEVAKAAGALAREVAHTDRPMIFLNIGEPDFTAPPLVQEAAARAVRAGATQYTQATGLDHLRERISAWYRQRFNIDVPARRIVVTAGASAALQLACLALIESGDEILMPDPSYPCNRHFVSAADGKAVLVPTTAEERFQLTAAKVEAAWTDKTRGVLLASPSNPTGTSIAPDELRRIHEVVSTRGGITLIDEIYLGLSYDDAFGQTALAIDDNVISINSFSKYFNMTGWRLGWLVVPEVLVPVVERLAQNLFICASTVSQYAALACFEDASIAEYERRRAEFKARRDWFIPQLNALGLNVPVMPDGAFYAWADCTGFAGKLGISGSWDFAFETMKRAHVAVTPGRDFGTAETGKFIRFSTASSMAHLQESIERLRLMAETAAS from the coding sequence ATGAGAATTTCTACGCGCGCGCAGCGCATCGAGCCCTTCTATGTGATGGAAGTGGCGAAAGCCGCCGGCGCGTTGGCGCGCGAAGTCGCCCACACCGACCGGCCGATGATCTTCCTGAACATCGGCGAACCCGACTTCACCGCCCCGCCGCTGGTGCAGGAAGCCGCCGCCCGTGCGGTGCGCGCCGGCGCCACGCAGTACACGCAGGCCACCGGGCTGGACCATCTGCGCGAACGCATCAGCGCGTGGTACCGCCAGCGCTTCAACATCGACGTGCCGGCCCGGCGCATCGTCGTCACCGCCGGCGCATCGGCCGCGCTGCAACTGGCCTGCCTCGCGCTGATCGAGTCGGGCGACGAAATCCTGATGCCCGACCCGAGCTACCCGTGCAACCGCCACTTCGTGAGCGCCGCGGACGGCAAGGCCGTGCTGGTGCCGACCACGGCCGAGGAGCGCTTCCAGCTCACCGCCGCCAAGGTCGAGGCCGCCTGGACCGACAAGACGCGCGGCGTGCTGCTCGCCTCGCCGTCCAACCCGACCGGCACCTCGATCGCGCCCGACGAACTGCGCCGCATACACGAAGTGGTGTCGACGCGCGGCGGCATCACGCTGATCGACGAGATCTACCTCGGCCTGTCCTATGACGACGCCTTCGGCCAGACGGCGCTGGCCATCGACGACAACGTCATCAGCATCAACAGCTTCAGCAAGTACTTCAACATGACCGGCTGGCGCCTGGGCTGGCTGGTGGTGCCCGAAGTGCTGGTGCCGGTCGTCGAGCGCCTGGCGCAGAACCTCTTCATCTGCGCGAGCACGGTGTCGCAGTACGCCGCGCTCGCCTGCTTCGAGGACGCGAGCATCGCCGAGTACGAACGCCGCCGCGCCGAATTTAAGGCCCGCCGCGACTGGTTCATTCCGCAACTGAACGCCCTGGGCCTGAACGTGCCCGTGATGCCCGACGGCGCCTTCTACGCCTGGGCCGACTGCACCGGCTTCGCCGGGAAGCTGGGCATTTCGGGCAGCTGGGACTTCGCCTTCGAAACCATGAAGCGCGCGCACGTGGCCGTGACGCCGGGCCGCGACTTCGGCACGGCCGAGACCGGCAAGTTCATCCGCTTTTCCACCGCCAGCTCGATGGCGCACCTGCAGGAATCCATCGAGCGCCTGCGGCTCATGGCCGAGACCGCGGCCTCATGA
- a CDS encoding YbgC/FadM family acyl-CoA thioesterase yields the protein MSYAFAIRVYWEDTDAGGIVFYANYLKFMERGRTEWLRSLGVEQRKLREETGGQFVVSETQLKYHRPSRLDDELLVTADLQQLGTASLIIGQRVLSKTEQERTGAAAPVLLCEGTIRIGWVDAATLRPARIPKQVTGTLERYSGSMTQPIKP from the coding sequence ATGAGCTACGCGTTCGCGATCCGCGTCTACTGGGAAGACACCGACGCCGGCGGCATCGTCTTCTATGCCAACTACCTGAAGTTCATGGAGCGCGGCCGCACCGAGTGGCTGCGCTCGCTGGGCGTCGAGCAGCGCAAGCTGCGCGAGGAAACCGGCGGCCAGTTCGTGGTGAGCGAAACGCAGCTCAAATATCATCGCCCGTCCCGGCTCGACGACGAACTCCTGGTTACAGCCGATCTTCAACAACTCGGCACCGCGTCGTTGATAATCGGTCAGCGCGTGCTATCAAAAACAGAGCAAGAGCGTACAGGTGCCGCGGCACCCGTCTTGCTGTGCGAAGGCACGATCCGCATCGGCTGGGTGGACGCAGCCACCTTGCGTCCAGCGCGCATACCGAAACAAGTCACGGGAACCCTCGAGCGCTACAGCGGCTCCATGACTCAACCTATCAAGCCATGA
- the tolQ gene encoding protein TolQ: protein MNQDLSIINLLLHASFVVQLVVLLLVIVSIASWAAIIRKYFALRRMRALNDDFEREFWSGTSLNELFASAAQNAKFAGPMERIFASGMREYQKLRERHVSDPATLLDGARRAMRASFQRELDAAEQNLSFLATVGSVSPYVGLFGTVWGIMHAFTGLAALTQVTLATVAPGIAEALVATAIGLFAAIPAVVGYNRFAREIDKIAIALETYIEEFSNILQRNLSANPAAGGAASSVAPANR from the coding sequence ATGAACCAAGATCTTTCAATCATCAATCTCCTGCTCCATGCGAGCTTCGTGGTTCAACTGGTCGTGCTGCTGCTGGTGATCGTCTCGATCGCCAGCTGGGCCGCGATCATCCGCAAGTACTTTGCGCTGCGCCGCATGCGTGCGCTCAACGACGACTTCGAGCGCGAGTTCTGGTCGGGCACCAGCCTCAACGAGCTTTTCGCCTCCGCCGCGCAGAACGCCAAGTTCGCCGGCCCCATGGAGCGCATCTTCGCCTCGGGCATGCGCGAGTACCAGAAGCTGCGCGAGCGCCACGTGAGCGACCCCGCCACCCTGCTCGACGGCGCCCGCCGCGCAATGCGCGCGAGCTTCCAGCGCGAACTGGACGCGGCCGAGCAGAACCTCTCGTTCCTGGCCACCGTGGGTTCGGTCTCTCCCTACGTCGGCCTCTTCGGCACGGTCTGGGGGATCATGCATGCCTTCACCGGCCTGGCCGCCCTCACCCAAGTGACGCTGGCCACCGTGGCCCCCGGCATCGCCGAAGCGCTGGTGGCCACCGCCATCGGCCTGTTCGCCGCCATCCCGGCCGTGGTGGGCTACAACCGCTTCGCCCGCGAGATCGACAAGATCGCCATCGCCCTCGAAACCTACATCGAGGAGTTCTCCAACATCCTGCAGCGCAACCTGTCGGCCAACCCGGCCGCCGGCGGCGCTGCATCGTCGGTGGCTCCGGCCAACCGCTGA
- a CDS encoding ExbD/TolR family protein: MPAVSSRGRGRRTINEINMVPFIDVMLVLLIIFMVTAPLITPSVINLPTVDRANKQPDKPIEIVIKSDDEVQIKKDPSTGTGGTSIPMTQIGTAAKQAQGGDNDRPVVISADKSVKYETVVKAMNQLKRSGVERVGLSVTTTGGK, encoded by the coding sequence ATGCCCGCCGTTTCATCCCGGGGCCGAGGACGCCGCACGATCAACGAGATCAACATGGTCCCGTTCATCGACGTGATGCTGGTGCTGCTGATCATCTTCATGGTCACCGCGCCGCTCATCACGCCGAGCGTGATCAACCTGCCCACGGTCGACCGCGCCAACAAGCAACCCGACAAGCCCATCGAGATCGTCATCAAGAGCGATGACGAAGTGCAGATCAAGAAGGACCCGTCCACCGGCACCGGCGGCACGTCGATCCCCATGACGCAGATCGGCACCGCGGCCAAGCAGGCCCAGGGCGGCGACAACGACCGCCCGGTGGTCATCAGCGCCGACAAGTCGGTGAAATACGAGACCGTGGTGAAGGCCATGAACCAGCTCAAGCGCAGCGGCGTCGAGCGCGTGGGCCTGTCGGTCACCACCACGGGCGGCAAATAA
- a CDS encoding cell envelope integrity protein TolA: protein MSLALDRPEFAPPPQRGTPRAVVLALIAHGLLIAALTWGVRWKSEADEGAVDAELWSSTVQQAAPRLQAPQAPAPVPAPPPPAPAPPPPPPVAKAPEPAPAPKAPDIALEREKKLKEQKEQKERELEQQQKQLQKKKELEAKQRAEDEAQRKKEQQQKLAEQKKQQEAEAKQAEAKKAEAAAKQAAADRAATLKRMQGLAGASGSDDSKGTAMRSSGPSSGYAGRIAAAVRPNITFPDADTVNGNPAAEFEVSLAPDGTIVGVKLSKSSGLPGWDDAAERGLRKTDKLPRDTDGRIFPSLIVSLRPKR, encoded by the coding sequence ATGTCGCTCGCACTGGATCGCCCCGAGTTCGCGCCGCCGCCGCAGCGCGGCACGCCGCGCGCCGTCGTGCTGGCCCTCATCGCGCACGGCCTGCTGATTGCCGCGCTCACCTGGGGCGTGCGCTGGAAGAGCGAGGCCGACGAAGGCGCCGTCGACGCGGAGCTGTGGTCGTCCACGGTGCAGCAGGCGGCGCCCCGCCTGCAGGCACCGCAGGCGCCGGCCCCCGTTCCCGCGCCGCCGCCGCCCGCCCCGGCGCCGCCTCCGCCGCCGCCCGTGGCCAAGGCACCCGAGCCCGCGCCCGCGCCCAAGGCGCCCGACATTGCCCTGGAGCGCGAGAAGAAGCTCAAGGAGCAGAAGGAACAGAAAGAACGCGAGCTCGAGCAGCAGCAAAAGCAGCTGCAGAAGAAGAAGGAGCTCGAAGCCAAGCAGCGCGCCGAAGACGAGGCCCAGCGCAAGAAGGAACAGCAGCAGAAGCTGGCCGAGCAGAAGAAGCAGCAGGAGGCCGAGGCCAAGCAGGCAGAAGCCAAGAAGGCCGAGGCCGCAGCCAAGCAGGCCGCCGCCGACCGTGCCGCCACGCTCAAGCGCATGCAGGGCCTGGCCGGTGCCAGCGGCAGCGACGACTCCAAGGGCACGGCCATGCGCTCCTCGGGTCCGTCGAGCGGCTATGCGGGCCGCATTGCAGCGGCGGTTCGCCCGAACATCACCTTCCCCGATGCCGACACCGTGAACGGCAACCCGGCGGCGGAGTTCGAGGTGAGCCTGGCACCCGACGGCACCATCGTCGGCGTCAAGCTCAGCAAATCGAGCGGCCTGCCCGGCTGGGACGACGCCGCCGAGCGCGGCCTGCGCAAGACCGACAAGCTGCCGCGCGACACCGACGGGCGCATCTTCCCGTCGCTGATCGTGTCGCTGCGGCCCAAGCGCTGA